One genomic window of Haemorhous mexicanus isolate bHaeMex1 chromosome 17, bHaeMex1.pri, whole genome shotgun sequence includes the following:
- the NUBP2 gene encoding cytosolic Fe-S cluster assembly factor NUBP2 isoform X2, giving the protein MRGGNMEETAGERANLAGVRHIVLVLSGKGGVGKSTLSTELALALRHAGKRVGILDVDLCGPSIPRMLRVQDSAVHQCDSGWVPVFVGQDKAIALMSIGFLLERPDDAVVWRGPKKNALIKQFVTDVAWGELDFLIVDTPPGTSDEHISTVEALRPHQLLGAVLVTTPQAVSVGDVRRELTFCRKAGLHILGIVENMSGFVCPHCSECTNIFSKGGGEELAKHAGVPFLGCVPLDPQLSQSLEEGRDFIQEFPKSSAFPALTHIAQQILDTSQRSS; this is encoded by the exons ATGCGGGGAGGCAACATGGAGGAGACGGCCGGGG AGAGAGCCAACCTGGCCGGGGTGCGGCACATCGTGCTGGTGCTGTCGGGGAAGGGCGGCGTTGGGAAGAGCACCCTCTCCACCGAGCTGGCCCTGGCGCTGCGGCACGCCGGGAAAAGG gtggggatCCTGGACGTGGACCTGTGTGGCCCCAGCATCCCGCGCATGCTGAGGGTGCAGGACAGTGCTGTGCACCAGTGTGACAGCGGCTGGGTCCCCGTCTTCGTGGGCCAGGACAAGGCCATCGCCCTCATGTCCATCGGCTTCCTGCTGGAGCGGCCCGACGACGCCGTGGTGTGGAGGGGACCCAAGAAAAACG CTTTGATCAAACAGTTTGTCACTGACGTGGCCTGGGGGGAGCTGGATTTCCTCATCGTGGACACGCCGCCGGGCACGTCCGACGAGCACATCTCCACCGTGGAGGCCTTGAGGCCCCACCAGCTGCTCGGGGCAGTGCTGGTCACAACACCTCAG GCCGTGTCCGTGGGGGATGTGAGGCGGGAGCTGACGttctgcaggaaggcaggacTGCACATCCTCGGCATCGTGGAGAACATGAGCGGCTTCGTGTGCCCCCACTGCTCT gAATGCACAAACATCTTCTCCAAAGGGGGAGGCGAGGAGCTGGCCAAGCACGCCGGGGTGCCCTTCCTGG GCTGCGTCCCCCTGGacccccagctcagccagagctTGGAAGAAGGCAGAGACTTCATCCAGGAGTTTCCCAagagctctgccttccctgccttGACTCACATTGCCCAGCAGATCTTGGATACATCGCAGAGGAGCTCCTGA
- the SPSB3 gene encoding SPRY domain-containing SOCS box protein 3 isoform X3 gives MARRPRSSRAWRFVLSGVRREADGRASARGWGYDSDGQQHSDSDSEPEFSSLSPSIPSAIPVTGESYCNCENQSEAPYCSSLHALHRVRDCRCGEEDEYFDWVWDDLNKSTATLLTCDNRKVNFHMEYSCGTAAIRGNKELAEGQHFWEIKMTSPVYGTDMMVGIGTSDVNLDKYRHTFCSLLGKDEDSWGLSYTGLLHHKGDKTNFSSRFGQGSIIGVHLDTWHGTLTFFKNRKCIGVAATKLQNKKFYPMVCSTAAKSSMKVIRSCASRTSLQYLCCFRLRQLLPDYVDTLEVLPLPPGLKQVLHNKLGWVLSMNYSTSKPSSSSSSGSDSDSSCGSDAEACQRKRCRRT, from the exons ATGGCACGGCGCCCGCGGAGCAGCCGGGCCTGGCGCTTCGTCCTGAGCGGGGTGCGGCGCGAGGCCGACGGCCGGGCCAGCGCGCGGGGCTGGGGCTACGACTCCGACGGCCAG cagcacagcgaCTCGGATTCGGAGCCAGAGTTCTCCTCCCTGTCTCCCTCCATCCCAAGTGCCATCCCTGTGACTGGAGAGTCCTACTGCAACTGTGAGAACCAGAGTGAAGCTCCCTACTGCTCCAGCCTGCACGCCCTGCACCGCGTCCGCGACTGCCGCTGCGGCGAGGAGGACGAGT ATTTTGACTGGGTGTGGGATGACCTGAACAAGTCAACAGCCACGCTGCTGACGTGTGACAACCGCAAGGTGAACTTCCACATGGAGTACAGCTGTGGCACGGCCGCCATCCGTGGCAAcaaggagctggcagagggccAGCACTTCTGGGAGATCAAGATGACCTCCCCGGTGTATGGCACTGACATG ATGGTGGGGATTGGGACGTCGGACGTGAACCTGGACAAGTACCGCCACACCTTCTGCAGCCTGCTGGGCAAGGACGAGGACAGCTGGGGACTCTCCTACACAG GACTGCTGCACCACAAAGGGGACAAAACGAACTTCTCCTCGAGGTTTGGCCAAGGCTCCATTATTGGGGTGCATTTGGACACGTGGCACGGAACACTCACGTTCTTCAAGAACCGCAAGTGCATAG gggtggcagcCACAAAGCTGCAGAACAAGAAGTTTTACCCCATGGTGTGCTCGACGGCGGCCAAGAGCAGCATGAAGGTGATCCGGTCCTGCGCCAGCCGCACGTCCCTGCAGTACCTGTGCTGCTTCCGCCTGCGCCAGCTCCTGCCCGACTACGTGGACACGCTGGaggtgctgcccctgcccccagGACTCAAGCAGGTGCTGCACAACAAACTGGGCTGGGTCTTGAGCATGAACTATAGCACGTCaaagccttcctcctcctcatcctcggGGAGCGACTCGGACAGCTCGTGCGGCTCGGATGCGGAGGCCTGCCAAAGGAAGAGGTGCAGGAGGACATAA
- the IGFALS gene encoding insulin-like growth factor-binding protein complex acid labile subunit isoform X1, with product MSAGKAGIPLLLPLVLLLAAASQPPGGDPPKEGADGEGPRCPSPCACSLDDYSEELNVFCSGRNLTRLPEDVPHNAKALWLDGNNFTLLPAAAFRNLSALDFLDLQSSQLGSVEQHAFHGLRSLYHLHLERNRLRHLAPHTFLHTQNLVSLSLNNNHFSKVEEGLFAGLSNLWYLNLGWNSLVVLPDKVFHDLPNLRELILAGNKLPYLQHQLFCSLTELKELDLSGNALKGIKINIFVKLQKLQKLYLNHNQINAIAPRAFMGMKSLRWLDLSHNRLVSLYEDTFLGLLSLHVLRLSTNSITGLRPRTFKDLQFLEELQLGHNRIRGLAERTFEGLGQLEVLSLNNNQLQDVRAGAFLGLHNVAVMHLSANCIKVLPDFVFKGVTKLHSLHLEHSCVGRIRANTFSGLSSLRRLFLQHNSISLIEDQSFSELHELLELDLKHNRLSHLSPRLFTGLSNLEYLFLSSNQLLEISQDTFSPLQRLFWLDLSHNQLETLDNSVISPLANLRYLSLRNNSLETFSVAFLCPPFALEQLWLGGNNWHCNCSLKGLRDFSLQHPAVVPRFVQSVVEGDDSHVPIYTYNNLTCLHPPGLAGLDLRDTAQESFAHC from the exons ATGAGCGCAGGCAAAG CAGGCatccccctcctgctccccctggtcctgctgctggctgccgcctcgcagccccccgggggggACCCCCCGAAGGAGGGGGCGGACGGGGAGGGCCCgcgctgccccagcccctgcgcCTGCAGCCTGGACGATTACAGCGAGGAGCTGAACGTCTTCTGCAGCGGCCGCAACCTCACCCGCCTGCCCGAGGACGTGCCCCACAACGCCAAAGCCCTGTGGCTGGACGGCAACAACTTCACGCTGCTGCCGGCCGCCGCCTTCAGGAATTTGTCAGCCCTGGACTTCCTGGActtgcagagcagccagctgggctCCGTGGAGCAGCACGCCTTCCACGGGCTGCGCAGCCTCTACCACCTGCACCTGGAGCGCAACCGGCTCAGGCACCTGGCCCCGCACACCTTCCTGCACACGCAGAACCTCGTGTCCCTCAGCCTCAACAACAACCACTTCAGCAAGGTGGAGGAAGGGCTCTTCGCCGGCCTCTCCAACCTCTGGTACCTGAACCTGGGCTGGAACTCGCTGGTGGTGCTGCCCGACAAGGTGTTCCATGACCTGCCCAACCTGAGGGAGCTGATCCTGGCCGGCAACAAGCTGCCCTacctccagcaccagctcttCTGCAGCCTCACcgagctgaaggagctggacCTGAGCGGGAACGCGCTCAAGGGCATCAAGATCAACATCTTCGTcaagctgcagaagctgcagaagcTGTACCTGAACCACAACCAGATCAACGCCATCGCCCCCCGCGCCTTCATGGGCATGAAGTCCCTGCGGTGGCTGGACCTGTCCCACAACCGCCTGGTCTCGCTCTACGAGGACACCTTCCTGGGCCTCCTGAGCCTGCACGTGCTGCGCCTGTCCACCAACTCCATCACCGGCCTGAGGCCCAGGACCTTCAAGGACCTGCAgttcctggaggagctgcagctggggcacaACCGGATCCGGGGCCTGGCGGAAAGGACCTTCGaggggctgggccagctggaggtgctgagcCTCAACAACAACCAGCTGCAGGACGTCAGGGCCGGGGCCTTCCTGGGGCTGCACAACGTGGCCGTGATGCACTTGTCTGCCAACTGCATCAAGGTCCTGCCTGACTTTGTCTTCAAGGGGGTCACCAAGCTGCACAGCCTCcacctggagcacagctgcGTGGGCAGGATCCGCGCCAACACCTTCTCCGGGCTCTCCAGCCTGCGGCGCCTCTTCCTGCAGCACAACAGCATCTCCCTCATCGAGGACCAGAGCTTCAGCGAACTGCACGAGCTCCTGGAGCTCGACCTGAAGCACAACAGGCTGAGCCACCTCTCGCCCCGGCTCTTCACGGGGCTCAGCAACCTGGAGtacctcttcctctcctccaacCAGCTCCTGGAGATCTCCCAGGACACCTTCAGCCCGCTCCAGAGACTCTTCTGGCTCGACCTGTCCCACAACCAGCTGGAGACACTGGACAACAGCGTCATCTCCCCCCTGGCCAACCTGCGGTACCTCAGCCTGAGGAACAACTCCCTGGAGACCTTCTCGGTGGCCTTCCTGTGCCCGCCCTTcgccctggagcagctgtggctgggggGCAACAACTGGCACTGCAACTGCTCCCTGAAGGGCCTGCGGGacttctccctgcagcacccGGCCGTGGTGCCGCGCTTCGTGCAGTCGGTGGTGGAGGGGGACGACAGCCACGTCCCCATCTACACCTACAACAACCTCACCTGCCTGCACCCGCCGGGCCTGGCGGGGCTGGACCTGCGTGACACTGCCCAGGAGAGCTTtgctcactgctga
- the IGFALS gene encoding insulin-like growth factor-binding protein complex acid labile subunit isoform X2: MSAGKGIPLLLPLVLLLAAASQPPGGDPPKEGADGEGPRCPSPCACSLDDYSEELNVFCSGRNLTRLPEDVPHNAKALWLDGNNFTLLPAAAFRNLSALDFLDLQSSQLGSVEQHAFHGLRSLYHLHLERNRLRHLAPHTFLHTQNLVSLSLNNNHFSKVEEGLFAGLSNLWYLNLGWNSLVVLPDKVFHDLPNLRELILAGNKLPYLQHQLFCSLTELKELDLSGNALKGIKINIFVKLQKLQKLYLNHNQINAIAPRAFMGMKSLRWLDLSHNRLVSLYEDTFLGLLSLHVLRLSTNSITGLRPRTFKDLQFLEELQLGHNRIRGLAERTFEGLGQLEVLSLNNNQLQDVRAGAFLGLHNVAVMHLSANCIKVLPDFVFKGVTKLHSLHLEHSCVGRIRANTFSGLSSLRRLFLQHNSISLIEDQSFSELHELLELDLKHNRLSHLSPRLFTGLSNLEYLFLSSNQLLEISQDTFSPLQRLFWLDLSHNQLETLDNSVISPLANLRYLSLRNNSLETFSVAFLCPPFALEQLWLGGNNWHCNCSLKGLRDFSLQHPAVVPRFVQSVVEGDDSHVPIYTYNNLTCLHPPGLAGLDLRDTAQESFAHC; this comes from the exons ATGAGCGCAGGCAAAG GCatccccctcctgctccccctggtcctgctgctggctgccgcctcgcagccccccgggggggACCCCCCGAAGGAGGGGGCGGACGGGGAGGGCCCgcgctgccccagcccctgcgcCTGCAGCCTGGACGATTACAGCGAGGAGCTGAACGTCTTCTGCAGCGGCCGCAACCTCACCCGCCTGCCCGAGGACGTGCCCCACAACGCCAAAGCCCTGTGGCTGGACGGCAACAACTTCACGCTGCTGCCGGCCGCCGCCTTCAGGAATTTGTCAGCCCTGGACTTCCTGGActtgcagagcagccagctgggctCCGTGGAGCAGCACGCCTTCCACGGGCTGCGCAGCCTCTACCACCTGCACCTGGAGCGCAACCGGCTCAGGCACCTGGCCCCGCACACCTTCCTGCACACGCAGAACCTCGTGTCCCTCAGCCTCAACAACAACCACTTCAGCAAGGTGGAGGAAGGGCTCTTCGCCGGCCTCTCCAACCTCTGGTACCTGAACCTGGGCTGGAACTCGCTGGTGGTGCTGCCCGACAAGGTGTTCCATGACCTGCCCAACCTGAGGGAGCTGATCCTGGCCGGCAACAAGCTGCCCTacctccagcaccagctcttCTGCAGCCTCACcgagctgaaggagctggacCTGAGCGGGAACGCGCTCAAGGGCATCAAGATCAACATCTTCGTcaagctgcagaagctgcagaagcTGTACCTGAACCACAACCAGATCAACGCCATCGCCCCCCGCGCCTTCATGGGCATGAAGTCCCTGCGGTGGCTGGACCTGTCCCACAACCGCCTGGTCTCGCTCTACGAGGACACCTTCCTGGGCCTCCTGAGCCTGCACGTGCTGCGCCTGTCCACCAACTCCATCACCGGCCTGAGGCCCAGGACCTTCAAGGACCTGCAgttcctggaggagctgcagctggggcacaACCGGATCCGGGGCCTGGCGGAAAGGACCTTCGaggggctgggccagctggaggtgctgagcCTCAACAACAACCAGCTGCAGGACGTCAGGGCCGGGGCCTTCCTGGGGCTGCACAACGTGGCCGTGATGCACTTGTCTGCCAACTGCATCAAGGTCCTGCCTGACTTTGTCTTCAAGGGGGTCACCAAGCTGCACAGCCTCcacctggagcacagctgcGTGGGCAGGATCCGCGCCAACACCTTCTCCGGGCTCTCCAGCCTGCGGCGCCTCTTCCTGCAGCACAACAGCATCTCCCTCATCGAGGACCAGAGCTTCAGCGAACTGCACGAGCTCCTGGAGCTCGACCTGAAGCACAACAGGCTGAGCCACCTCTCGCCCCGGCTCTTCACGGGGCTCAGCAACCTGGAGtacctcttcctctcctccaacCAGCTCCTGGAGATCTCCCAGGACACCTTCAGCCCGCTCCAGAGACTCTTCTGGCTCGACCTGTCCCACAACCAGCTGGAGACACTGGACAACAGCGTCATCTCCCCCCTGGCCAACCTGCGGTACCTCAGCCTGAGGAACAACTCCCTGGAGACCTTCTCGGTGGCCTTCCTGTGCCCGCCCTTcgccctggagcagctgtggctgggggGCAACAACTGGCACTGCAACTGCTCCCTGAAGGGCCTGCGGGacttctccctgcagcacccGGCCGTGGTGCCGCGCTTCGTGCAGTCGGTGGTGGAGGGGGACGACAGCCACGTCCCCATCTACACCTACAACAACCTCACCTGCCTGCACCCGCCGGGCCTGGCGGGGCTGGACCTGCGTGACACTGCCCAGGAGAGCTTtgctcactgctga
- the SPSB3 gene encoding SPRY domain-containing SOCS box protein 3 isoform X2, translated as MEPARTMAELISTSADAYLRGGSMARRPRSSRAWRFVLSGVRREADGRASARGWGYDSDGQHSDSDSEPEFSSLSPSIPSAIPVTGESYCNCENQSEAPYCSSLHALHRVRDCRCGEEDEYFDWVWDDLNKSTATLLTCDNRKVNFHMEYSCGTAAIRGNKELAEGQHFWEIKMTSPVYGTDMMVGIGTSDVNLDKYRHTFCSLLGKDEDSWGLSYTGLLHHKGDKTNFSSRFGQGSIIGVHLDTWHGTLTFFKNRKCIGVAATKLQNKKFYPMVCSTAAKSSMKVIRSCASRTSLQYLCCFRLRQLLPDYVDTLEVLPLPPGLKQVLHNKLGWVLSMNYSTSKPSSSSSSGSDSDSSCGSDAEACQRKRCRRT; from the exons ATGGAGCCCGCACGGACCATGGCAGAGCTCATCAGCACCTCCGCCGACG CCTACCTGCGTGGGGGCAGCATGGCACGGCGCCCGCGGAGCAGCCGGGCCTGGCGCTTCGTCCTGAGCGGGGTGCGGCGCGAGGCCGACGGCCGGGCCAGCGCGCGGGGCTGGGGCTACGACTCCGACGGCCAG cacagcgaCTCGGATTCGGAGCCAGAGTTCTCCTCCCTGTCTCCCTCCATCCCAAGTGCCATCCCTGTGACTGGAGAGTCCTACTGCAACTGTGAGAACCAGAGTGAAGCTCCCTACTGCTCCAGCCTGCACGCCCTGCACCGCGTCCGCGACTGCCGCTGCGGCGAGGAGGACGAGT ATTTTGACTGGGTGTGGGATGACCTGAACAAGTCAACAGCCACGCTGCTGACGTGTGACAACCGCAAGGTGAACTTCCACATGGAGTACAGCTGTGGCACGGCCGCCATCCGTGGCAAcaaggagctggcagagggccAGCACTTCTGGGAGATCAAGATGACCTCCCCGGTGTATGGCACTGACATG ATGGTGGGGATTGGGACGTCGGACGTGAACCTGGACAAGTACCGCCACACCTTCTGCAGCCTGCTGGGCAAGGACGAGGACAGCTGGGGACTCTCCTACACAG GACTGCTGCACCACAAAGGGGACAAAACGAACTTCTCCTCGAGGTTTGGCCAAGGCTCCATTATTGGGGTGCATTTGGACACGTGGCACGGAACACTCACGTTCTTCAAGAACCGCAAGTGCATAG gggtggcagcCACAAAGCTGCAGAACAAGAAGTTTTACCCCATGGTGTGCTCGACGGCGGCCAAGAGCAGCATGAAGGTGATCCGGTCCTGCGCCAGCCGCACGTCCCTGCAGTACCTGTGCTGCTTCCGCCTGCGCCAGCTCCTGCCCGACTACGTGGACACGCTGGaggtgctgcccctgcccccagGACTCAAGCAGGTGCTGCACAACAAACTGGGCTGGGTCTTGAGCATGAACTATAGCACGTCaaagccttcctcctcctcatcctcggGGAGCGACTCGGACAGCTCGTGCGGCTCGGATGCGGAGGCCTGCCAAAGGAAGAGGTGCAGGAGGACATAA
- the SPSB3 gene encoding SPRY domain-containing SOCS box protein 3 isoform X1, which yields MEPARTMAELISTSADAYLRGGSMARRPRSSRAWRFVLSGVRREADGRASARGWGYDSDGQQHSDSDSEPEFSSLSPSIPSAIPVTGESYCNCENQSEAPYCSSLHALHRVRDCRCGEEDEYFDWVWDDLNKSTATLLTCDNRKVNFHMEYSCGTAAIRGNKELAEGQHFWEIKMTSPVYGTDMMVGIGTSDVNLDKYRHTFCSLLGKDEDSWGLSYTGLLHHKGDKTNFSSRFGQGSIIGVHLDTWHGTLTFFKNRKCIGVAATKLQNKKFYPMVCSTAAKSSMKVIRSCASRTSLQYLCCFRLRQLLPDYVDTLEVLPLPPGLKQVLHNKLGWVLSMNYSTSKPSSSSSSGSDSDSSCGSDAEACQRKRCRRT from the exons ATGGAGCCCGCACGGACCATGGCAGAGCTCATCAGCACCTCCGCCGACG CCTACCTGCGTGGGGGCAGCATGGCACGGCGCCCGCGGAGCAGCCGGGCCTGGCGCTTCGTCCTGAGCGGGGTGCGGCGCGAGGCCGACGGCCGGGCCAGCGCGCGGGGCTGGGGCTACGACTCCGACGGCCAG cagcacagcgaCTCGGATTCGGAGCCAGAGTTCTCCTCCCTGTCTCCCTCCATCCCAAGTGCCATCCCTGTGACTGGAGAGTCCTACTGCAACTGTGAGAACCAGAGTGAAGCTCCCTACTGCTCCAGCCTGCACGCCCTGCACCGCGTCCGCGACTGCCGCTGCGGCGAGGAGGACGAGT ATTTTGACTGGGTGTGGGATGACCTGAACAAGTCAACAGCCACGCTGCTGACGTGTGACAACCGCAAGGTGAACTTCCACATGGAGTACAGCTGTGGCACGGCCGCCATCCGTGGCAAcaaggagctggcagagggccAGCACTTCTGGGAGATCAAGATGACCTCCCCGGTGTATGGCACTGACATG ATGGTGGGGATTGGGACGTCGGACGTGAACCTGGACAAGTACCGCCACACCTTCTGCAGCCTGCTGGGCAAGGACGAGGACAGCTGGGGACTCTCCTACACAG GACTGCTGCACCACAAAGGGGACAAAACGAACTTCTCCTCGAGGTTTGGCCAAGGCTCCATTATTGGGGTGCATTTGGACACGTGGCACGGAACACTCACGTTCTTCAAGAACCGCAAGTGCATAG gggtggcagcCACAAAGCTGCAGAACAAGAAGTTTTACCCCATGGTGTGCTCGACGGCGGCCAAGAGCAGCATGAAGGTGATCCGGTCCTGCGCCAGCCGCACGTCCCTGCAGTACCTGTGCTGCTTCCGCCTGCGCCAGCTCCTGCCCGACTACGTGGACACGCTGGaggtgctgcccctgcccccagGACTCAAGCAGGTGCTGCACAACAAACTGGGCTGGGTCTTGAGCATGAACTATAGCACGTCaaagccttcctcctcctcatcctcggGGAGCGACTCGGACAGCTCGTGCGGCTCGGATGCGGAGGCCTGCCAAAGGAAGAGGTGCAGGAGGACATAA
- the NUBP2 gene encoding cytosolic Fe-S cluster assembly factor NUBP2 isoform X1, translated as MTRLRGVPRCSGRAGLAVFGPTPERANLAGVRHIVLVLSGKGGVGKSTLSTELALALRHAGKRVGILDVDLCGPSIPRMLRVQDSAVHQCDSGWVPVFVGQDKAIALMSIGFLLERPDDAVVWRGPKKNALIKQFVTDVAWGELDFLIVDTPPGTSDEHISTVEALRPHQLLGAVLVTTPQAVSVGDVRRELTFCRKAGLHILGIVENMSGFVCPHCSECTNIFSKGGGEELAKHAGVPFLGCVPLDPQLSQSLEEGRDFIQEFPKSSAFPALTHIAQQILDTSQRSS; from the exons ATGACCCGGCTCCGCGGAGTTCCGAGGTGCTCGGGCCGAGCCGGTCTCGCGGTGTTCGGCCCGACTCCTG AGAGAGCCAACCTGGCCGGGGTGCGGCACATCGTGCTGGTGCTGTCGGGGAAGGGCGGCGTTGGGAAGAGCACCCTCTCCACCGAGCTGGCCCTGGCGCTGCGGCACGCCGGGAAAAGG gtggggatCCTGGACGTGGACCTGTGTGGCCCCAGCATCCCGCGCATGCTGAGGGTGCAGGACAGTGCTGTGCACCAGTGTGACAGCGGCTGGGTCCCCGTCTTCGTGGGCCAGGACAAGGCCATCGCCCTCATGTCCATCGGCTTCCTGCTGGAGCGGCCCGACGACGCCGTGGTGTGGAGGGGACCCAAGAAAAACG CTTTGATCAAACAGTTTGTCACTGACGTGGCCTGGGGGGAGCTGGATTTCCTCATCGTGGACACGCCGCCGGGCACGTCCGACGAGCACATCTCCACCGTGGAGGCCTTGAGGCCCCACCAGCTGCTCGGGGCAGTGCTGGTCACAACACCTCAG GCCGTGTCCGTGGGGGATGTGAGGCGGGAGCTGACGttctgcaggaaggcaggacTGCACATCCTCGGCATCGTGGAGAACATGAGCGGCTTCGTGTGCCCCCACTGCTCT gAATGCACAAACATCTTCTCCAAAGGGGGAGGCGAGGAGCTGGCCAAGCACGCCGGGGTGCCCTTCCTGG GCTGCGTCCCCCTGGacccccagctcagccagagctTGGAAGAAGGCAGAGACTTCATCCAGGAGTTTCCCAagagctctgccttccctgccttGACTCACATTGCCCAGCAGATCTTGGATACATCGCAGAGGAGCTCCTGA